A window of the Isosphaera pallida ATCC 43644 genome harbors these coding sequences:
- the yajC gene encoding preprotein translocase subunit YajC, whose product MFGLGFGLILVAQQQPAATSSLLTFMIPWLLVMVLFYALIIAPQRRQEKERLAQLAALKKNDKVLTVGGIYGTVVSAPAGEDKIVLKLDDEGKIKVSFSRASIAKVLQSANSPVAKPHTEASPAESKPQSVSPSS is encoded by the coding sequence ATGTTCGGCCTCGGCTTCGGCCTCATTCTGGTCGCCCAGCAACAACCCGCCGCCACGTCCAGCTTATTGACCTTCATGATTCCCTGGCTGCTGGTCATGGTGTTGTTTTATGCCCTGATCATTGCGCCGCAACGTCGCCAGGAGAAGGAGCGCCTTGCCCAACTCGCCGCCCTCAAAAAGAACGACAAGGTGCTGACCGTGGGCGGCATTTACGGCACGGTGGTCTCCGCCCCCGCCGGCGAGGACAAAATCGTCCTCAAGCTCGATGACGAAGGCAAAATCAAGGTCAGCTTCTCACGGGCCTCGATCGCTAAAGTCCTCCAATCGGCCAATAGTCCGGTTGCGAAGCCGCACACCGAAGCCTCGCCCGCCGAGTCCAAACCGCAATCAGTCTCCCCGTCGTCATGA
- the tgt gene encoding tRNA guanosine(34) transglycosylase Tgt, with translation MIDRDGLNATDSLGRPTRFEHGAIRFEVRAADRGCSARVGRLTTPHGVVETPAFMPVGTQATVKGLMPDQLRSVGSTMLLANTYHLALRPGEAIIEELGGLHRFMAWDRPILTDSGGFQVFSLAEKAKLSESGVVFRSHLDGRRLELTPESAVRIQERLGADVAMCLDHCPALPASKETIAEATARTIRWARRCREAHTRSDQALFGITQGGPHADLRAECAQALVEIGFPGYAVGGVSVGEGPEEIRRALEGAVHPLPWNQPRYLMGVGRPEDLLDAVAAGIDLFDCVWPTRNGRNATCMTARGQVRLRNARHARDPRPIEEGCDCPACRAFSRAYLRHLFIAGEMLGPILASLHNLAFLHRLTRDMRRAISEGRYVQFQRDRLAALGSES, from the coding sequence ATGATTGACCGCGACGGCCTTAACGCCACCGATTCCCTGGGGCGTCCGACCCGGTTTGAGCACGGCGCGATCCGTTTCGAGGTGCGAGCCGCCGACAGGGGGTGTTCGGCGCGGGTGGGACGGTTAACCACGCCGCACGGGGTGGTCGAGACCCCGGCCTTCATGCCGGTGGGCACACAGGCGACCGTCAAGGGGTTGATGCCCGACCAGCTTCGGTCGGTTGGCTCGACCATGTTGCTGGCCAACACCTACCACCTAGCACTGCGCCCCGGCGAGGCGATCATCGAGGAACTCGGAGGCCTTCACCGGTTCATGGCGTGGGACCGCCCGATCCTAACAGATTCGGGCGGTTTCCAAGTCTTCAGTTTGGCCGAGAAGGCCAAGCTCAGCGAGTCGGGGGTGGTCTTCCGCTCCCACCTCGATGGCCGCCGTTTGGAACTGACCCCGGAATCCGCAGTTCGGATTCAGGAGCGTCTGGGTGCAGATGTGGCGATGTGTTTGGATCACTGCCCAGCGTTGCCCGCCTCGAAGGAAACCATTGCCGAGGCAACGGCGCGGACGATCCGTTGGGCTCGGCGTTGCCGCGAGGCGCACACCCGTTCTGACCAAGCGCTGTTCGGCATCACCCAGGGGGGGCCTCACGCCGACTTGCGTGCCGAGTGCGCCCAGGCTCTGGTGGAGATCGGCTTTCCCGGCTACGCGGTGGGCGGAGTCAGCGTAGGCGAGGGACCCGAAGAGATTCGTCGGGCTCTTGAAGGGGCGGTCCACCCGTTGCCCTGGAATCAACCTCGCTACCTCATGGGAGTGGGACGCCCCGAAGACCTTTTGGACGCGGTAGCCGCTGGCATCGATCTGTTCGACTGCGTGTGGCCCACCCGCAATGGCCGCAACGCCACCTGTATGACCGCGCGGGGCCAGGTTCGGCTGCGTAACGCCCGCCACGCCCGCGATCCCCGACCAATCGAAGAGGGGTGCGACTGCCCCGCCTGCCGCGCCTTCAGCCGCGCCTACCTCCGCCACCTGTTCATCGCCGGCGAGATGCTCGGGCCAATCCTGGCCTCGCTGCACAACTTGGCCTTCCTCCACCGCTTGACCCGCGACATGAGGCGGGCGATTTCTGAAGGCCGTTACGTCCAGTTCCAACGAGATCGACTTGCCGCACTCGGGTCGGAAAGCTAA
- a CDS encoding DNA-directed RNA polymerase subunit alpha C-terminal domain-containing protein — protein sequence MATSAMKFTTDVRMLLDRDPFDQSAVADLLEALSRDPSRYSTLREAVAAMQTKHAQSMSPDIHLRLGVAQVLLGRYSLGIGHLEKAGEVGLAHYYRGLALECQQRFREAAQAFGAAAELGYLADKSQLHRAGALRRLGESDQARELLDKLKDRAQSIAEYHHQRGCLLVEEGLMAEAAEAFETALKLDKDHSGALFQLAYLNDLAGNDETARELYQRCVQKPPVPLGALINLGILYEDEEKYREAEQCFRRVLDIYPNHPRARLYLKDVRASKEMYYDEEAERRYDHLRQVLEIPVTDFELSVRSRNCLKKMGIRTLGDLTRITESQLLSSKNFGETSLTEIKAMMEAKSLRLGMAIENGEAGGFKVAVEPVDEPISPEERAKLAMPITELNLSVRARKCMNKLGITTVGELIAHTQDQLLECKNFGVTSLNEVRDKLSELGLKLKND from the coding sequence ATGGCCACCAGCGCCATGAAATTCACGACCGACGTGCGGATGTTGTTGGACCGCGACCCCTTCGACCAATCGGCGGTGGCCGATCTGCTTGAGGCCCTCAGCCGCGATCCATCGCGCTACAGCACCCTGCGTGAAGCCGTCGCGGCAATGCAAACCAAGCACGCCCAGTCGATGAGTCCCGACATTCATCTCCGGTTGGGCGTCGCCCAGGTTTTGCTGGGTCGCTACAGCCTGGGAATCGGCCACCTGGAGAAGGCTGGGGAGGTGGGCTTGGCCCACTACTACCGCGGTTTGGCCCTGGAGTGTCAGCAACGGTTCCGTGAAGCTGCCCAGGCGTTCGGAGCCGCCGCCGAACTCGGCTACCTCGCTGACAAGTCCCAACTCCACCGCGCCGGCGCTCTGCGCCGGCTGGGTGAGTCCGATCAAGCCCGCGAACTGCTCGACAAGCTCAAGGATCGCGCTCAGTCGATCGCGGAATACCACCATCAGCGTGGGTGTCTGCTGGTCGAGGAAGGGTTGATGGCGGAGGCCGCCGAAGCCTTTGAGACCGCGCTTAAACTTGACAAGGACCACTCGGGAGCACTTTTTCAACTGGCCTATCTTAACGACCTGGCAGGCAACGACGAGACCGCTCGCGAACTCTACCAACGCTGCGTTCAAAAGCCGCCGGTTCCCCTGGGCGCGCTGATCAACCTCGGTATTCTCTATGAGGACGAGGAAAAGTACCGCGAGGCCGAACAGTGCTTTCGAAGGGTGTTGGACATCTACCCCAACCACCCTCGAGCTCGGCTCTACCTCAAGGATGTGCGGGCCAGCAAGGAGATGTACTACGACGAGGAGGCCGAACGGCGTTACGACCATCTTCGGCAGGTCTTGGAGATTCCGGTCACCGACTTCGAGCTTTCCGTGCGCAGTCGCAACTGCCTCAAGAAAATGGGGATTCGCACCCTCGGCGACCTGACCCGGATCACCGAGAGTCAGCTGCTCAGCTCCAAGAATTTTGGCGAGACCTCGCTCACCGAAATCAAGGCGATGATGGAGGCCAAGTCGCTCAGGCTGGGTATGGCGATCGAGAACGGTGAGGCGGGTGGCTTCAAAGTGGCCGTGGAACCGGTTGACGAGCCGATCTCGCCCGAAGAACGCGCTAAGCTTGCGATGCCGATCACCGAGCTGAACCTCTCGGTCCGAGCCCGCAAATGCATGAATAAGCTAGGAATCACCACGGTGGGCGAACTCATTGCCCACACCCAAGATCAACTCCTCGAGTGCAAGAACTTTGGTGTGACGTCGCTCAACGAAGTCCGCGACAAGCTGAGCGAATTGGGCCTCAAGCTCAAGAATGATTGA
- a CDS encoding protein kinase domain-containing protein, whose amino-acid sequence MTIRDRNHQLLMGCLAHRLGFLDRRALERELVAWTADPSESLCQRLVRTGRIDETITPLLDRLLTHLLEQHSHDLGECFAALELPSGLQRDLERLVSNPTLTPTAYPPSSPATLELTLEPSRDSDDSCANLVLEEDCVEDSILERLLVDEPTAAFRVVAASLEQALTKRPEDARVRLNLARGMATAAWILNLLDRPEEALTELRQALGHYRYLANRHPQSPLPYEGMFWCHRLMERIARRLERPEDARLARRSALQCQAQALDRFLARHRQTRDRDAERIGPSSQSPPSSSPDVPPGGHPTELGSSWETLLTLNEQGATVVAPPCVETQGELARLQAELELVDDHQTLSHLVSDQPTTSHVPFDQSGLDPESRDAPKSLASKSNPLDTTASPKSESLTGESTLRPAIKPTIVIRSRPRRAAAPGASSNVPSEVSDASSPGQEDASHDWPHGWRYQVLGIISSGGAGRILKAEDRDLGRQVAIKEMQPHLAGDSLARARFQMEAEITAGLDHAGVVPVFDRGHTRDGRPFYVMRLLAGETFRAVVDRLHQTEFNSHDRRFRRLLNHLVSACQTVHYAHTRGVMHRDLKPENLMVCAPNELIVIDWGLAKLLGPLQPMAHADRDPAGSRLEVSPNLLVPADASQVESDSWSRTLDPRPIRPASIASIGNTVFDRAVGTPQYMSPEQAQGRIDLLGPASDVFSLGATLWYLLTGGPLYDFQDLDLMLDQAARGGPPSRHPDPRRIDPALTAIALQALDPAIDARPRSAKALAEALEDWLWSTGRAPAHGVAAPSSGGHRSFKPRTAGRRRG is encoded by the coding sequence ATGACGATCCGCGACCGCAACCACCAACTGCTGATGGGATGCCTGGCTCACCGTTTGGGCTTTCTGGACCGGCGCGCGCTAGAACGGGAACTGGTCGCCTGGACCGCCGACCCGTCCGAATCGCTCTGCCAACGCCTGGTTCGAACGGGGCGAATCGACGAGACAATCACACCGTTGCTGGACCGGCTGCTCACTCACTTGCTGGAACAACACAGCCACGATTTGGGAGAATGCTTCGCCGCTTTGGAACTGCCCAGTGGTCTTCAGCGCGATTTGGAGCGTCTGGTCAGCAACCCGACCCTCACCCCGACTGCGTATCCCCCCAGTTCCCCGGCGACCTTGGAACTCACTCTTGAACCATCCCGGGACTCGGACGATTCCTGCGCGAACCTGGTTCTAGAGGAGGATTGCGTTGAGGATTCGATCCTCGAGCGGCTTCTGGTCGATGAACCGACTGCCGCCTTTCGCGTCGTGGCTGCCTCGCTGGAACAAGCCCTCACCAAACGGCCCGAGGATGCTCGCGTGCGTCTCAACCTGGCGCGCGGCATGGCCACCGCCGCTTGGATTCTCAATCTGCTGGACCGCCCCGAGGAGGCGCTGACCGAACTCAGACAGGCCCTGGGCCATTATCGCTACCTCGCCAACCGTCATCCTCAGTCACCCCTTCCTTACGAAGGGATGTTCTGGTGTCATCGGCTTATGGAACGGATCGCCCGGCGGTTGGAGCGTCCCGAGGACGCCCGTTTGGCGCGTCGCTCCGCTTTGCAATGCCAGGCTCAAGCACTAGATCGGTTCCTGGCCCGTCACCGTCAAACCCGCGATCGCGACGCGGAGCGAATCGGCCCCTCGTCCCAATCTCCCCCCTCCTCCTCGCCCGACGTTCCCCCTGGCGGCCACCCCACCGAACTTGGCTCGTCCTGGGAAACGTTGTTGACCCTCAACGAGCAGGGCGCGACGGTGGTGGCTCCCCCTTGCGTTGAAACCCAGGGTGAACTGGCTCGGCTCCAAGCCGAGTTAGAATTGGTAGACGACCACCAAACCCTCTCCCACCTGGTCTCCGACCAACCGACGACCAGCCACGTTCCGTTTGACCAGAGCGGGTTGGACCCCGAGTCCCGTGACGCCCCCAAGTCCTTGGCGAGCAAGAGCAATCCGCTCGACACGACCGCGTCGCCGAAGTCCGAGTCCCTCACGGGGGAAAGCACACTTCGGCCCGCCATCAAACCCACGATCGTGATCCGGTCCCGTCCGCGGCGGGCGGCCGCGCCCGGCGCGTCTTCCAACGTCCCCTCGGAGGTTTCGGATGCCTCCTCGCCCGGTCAGGAGGACGCCTCGCACGATTGGCCTCATGGTTGGCGTTATCAGGTGTTGGGCATCATCTCAAGCGGAGGCGCGGGACGTATTCTCAAAGCCGAGGACCGCGACCTAGGCCGCCAGGTCGCCATCAAGGAGATGCAACCCCACCTGGCCGGGGATAGCCTGGCCCGCGCCCGCTTCCAAATGGAGGCCGAAATCACTGCCGGCCTTGATCACGCTGGGGTTGTTCCCGTCTTCGACCGTGGCCACACCCGCGACGGACGCCCATTTTACGTCATGCGCCTCCTTGCCGGCGAAACCTTCCGCGCCGTGGTCGATCGCCTCCATCAAACCGAGTTCAACAGCCACGATCGTCGGTTCCGACGTCTGCTCAATCACTTGGTCAGCGCGTGTCAGACCGTCCACTACGCCCATACCCGAGGCGTCATGCACCGCGACCTCAAACCCGAGAATCTCATGGTGTGCGCGCCCAACGAGCTGATCGTGATTGACTGGGGTCTGGCCAAGCTGCTAGGGCCGCTTCAACCCATGGCCCACGCGGATCGAGACCCGGCCGGATCTCGCCTGGAGGTTTCCCCCAACCTCCTTGTCCCCGCCGACGCCAGCCAAGTTGAAAGCGACTCTTGGAGCCGGACGCTCGATCCCCGACCGATCCGTCCCGCCTCGATCGCCTCGATTGGCAACACCGTGTTCGACCGCGCGGTGGGAACGCCTCAATACATGAGTCCCGAACAGGCTCAAGGACGGATCGACCTGTTGGGTCCCGCGTCGGACGTGTTCAGTTTGGGGGCGACCCTTTGGTATCTCCTAACCGGTGGTCCTCTTTACGATTTCCAAGACCTGGATTTGATGCTCGACCAAGCCGCTCGCGGCGGCCCGCCCTCTCGTCATCCCGACCCGCGACGAATCGACCCAGCCCTCACCGCTATCGCTCTTCAAGCCCTCGACCCCGCCATCGACGCCCGACCCCGATCAGCCAAAGCTCTGGCCGAAGCGCTGGAGGATTGGCTCTGGTCCACAGGCCGCGCTCCAGCTCACGGCGTCGCCGCTCCCAGCTCGGGTGGTCATCGCTCCTTCAAGCCTCGCACCGCCGGACGACGCAGAGGTTGA
- a CDS encoding peptidylprolyl isomerase, protein MSSPWPESVSQPLTRAWFAGREDFRSEATSSPSVAGSPPTDPQALRIDPGLIADVSKGGRVLSRSDSTLAARVGDAVITRGELDHEIDRFAQQNGVSLATLTPEERLQVEKMVLNERIDRELILQEARRVLKTPEQWAKISEFANQRWEAEEAPSLLREAGVETLVELKEWMKRQGRDLDQELEDYRVKVITTEYLRMTLGPRLQVDLPEMLADYQQRREQFRREARLVWRELLADPARVGGREAAAGLARNWLERLQHGEDFAHIARTESHGVTASDGGRWETTPEGYNRREVNQALAAMTPPSPPVLVESEDGVHVIQLESRTQAGFQPFSDVQDQLRERLFQAKLQQESRRLLERLRQTTPIVNLLEDQTNATPEASSSSSSPE, encoded by the coding sequence ATGTCTTCTCCCTGGCCCGAGTCAGTGTCCCAGCCCCTGACTCGCGCTTGGTTTGCGGGTCGTGAGGATTTCCGTTCTGAAGCGACTTCCTCCCCCTCCGTGGCGGGGTCGCCGCCCACCGATCCCCAAGCGCTTCGAATCGATCCCGGCCTGATCGCCGACGTGTCAAAGGGTGGACGGGTGTTGAGCCGCTCCGACTCGACCCTCGCCGCACGGGTGGGCGACGCGGTGATTACCCGCGGTGAATTGGACCATGAGATCGACCGCTTTGCTCAACAAAACGGCGTTTCTCTGGCGACCTTGACGCCCGAGGAGCGGCTTCAGGTTGAAAAGATGGTGCTGAACGAGCGGATTGACCGGGAACTGATTTTGCAGGAAGCCCGCCGCGTCCTCAAAACCCCCGAACAGTGGGCCAAGATCAGTGAGTTCGCTAACCAGCGTTGGGAAGCTGAGGAGGCTCCAAGTCTTCTCCGCGAGGCCGGGGTGGAGACCCTTGTCGAACTCAAGGAGTGGATGAAGCGTCAAGGCCGTGACCTGGACCAGGAGCTTGAGGACTATCGGGTCAAGGTCATCACCACCGAGTACCTCCGAATGACCCTCGGTCCTCGACTCCAGGTTGATCTTCCCGAAATGCTGGCCGATTACCAGCAGCGCCGCGAGCAATTCCGCCGCGAGGCCCGTCTGGTTTGGCGCGAGTTGCTGGCTGACCCCGCCCGCGTGGGTGGCCGGGAGGCCGCTGCTGGCCTGGCCCGCAATTGGCTAGAGCGCCTCCAACACGGCGAGGACTTCGCCCACATTGCGCGCACGGAGTCGCACGGAGTCACCGCGTCGGACGGCGGACGCTGGGAAACCACTCCCGAGGGCTATAACCGTCGCGAGGTCAACCAGGCTCTCGCTGCCATGACGCCGCCAAGCCCGCCGGTTCTGGTGGAATCCGAAGACGGAGTTCACGTCATTCAACTCGAATCCCGAACCCAAGCCGGATTTCAACCCTTCTCCGACGTTCAAGACCAACTGCGCGAGCGGCTCTTTCAGGCCAAACTTCAGCAAGAGTCCCGGCGACTCCTCGAACGATTGCGTCAAACCACTCCGATTGTCAACCTGCTTGAGGATCAAACCAACGCCACCCCGGAAGCTTCCTCGTCCTCCAGCTCTCCCGAGTGA
- a CDS encoding DUF1559 domain-containing protein, producing the protein MSFTSLNSPRFAGRSLHGGRSGFTLIELLVVIAIIAVLIALLLPAVQAAREAARRAQCVNNLKQMGLGLHNYESGNGSFPPGRVWALLPNGSYPQIFSGAQNTPWFVLMLGFMEQQPLANAFNYQLGSEGPFTPLPAGFFANSTVAATKIPWFQCPSDREVLFQINPAYAGGVLSGPRMTKGNYATSWGNTNWRQRDITGPAGLVPYRRSAFGHLTTRIADVTDGTSNTVFAAEVLQGAQFDVRGVVWSSVPGGASFMTRFAPNQTRDYINLIQQGDFLNQVIFCVNEPLQQLPCVGGAGDNEAFAGSRSRHPGGVNVLFGDGSVRFIKNTINHLTWLDLNTIAGGEVISADAL; encoded by the coding sequence ATGTCGTTTACGTCGTTGAATTCGCCGAGATTCGCGGGTCGGTCGCTTCATGGCGGTCGATCCGGTTTCACCCTGATTGAACTCCTTGTGGTCATTGCGATCATCGCGGTGCTGATCGCCCTGTTGCTGCCAGCGGTCCAGGCGGCGCGGGAGGCAGCCCGCCGCGCCCAGTGCGTCAACAACCTCAAGCAGATGGGTCTAGGGTTGCACAATTATGAAAGCGGCAACGGCAGCTTTCCGCCAGGCCGAGTCTGGGCCTTGTTGCCCAATGGCAGCTATCCCCAGATTTTCTCGGGCGCTCAGAACACCCCGTGGTTCGTGTTGATGTTAGGCTTCATGGAACAGCAGCCACTAGCTAACGCCTTCAACTATCAACTCGGGTCCGAGGGTCCGTTCACCCCACTACCCGCCGGGTTCTTCGCCAACAGCACCGTGGCCGCCACCAAAATACCCTGGTTCCAGTGCCCCAGCGACCGCGAAGTTCTGTTCCAGATCAACCCAGCCTACGCCGGCGGCGTGTTGAGCGGGCCTCGAATGACCAAGGGCAACTACGCCACCTCCTGGGGCAACACCAACTGGCGGCAGCGCGACATCACCGGCCCGGCCGGCCTGGTTCCCTACCGCCGTTCAGCCTTCGGCCATTTGACCACCCGCATCGCCGACGTCACCGACGGCACCAGCAACACCGTCTTCGCCGCTGAGGTGCTTCAAGGCGCTCAGTTCGACGTGCGCGGCGTGGTCTGGTCCAGCGTCCCCGGAGGCGCGTCGTTCATGACCCGCTTCGCCCCCAACCAAACCCGCGATTACATCAACCTCATTCAACAAGGCGACTTCCTTAATCAGGTGATTTTCTGCGTCAACGAGCCGTTGCAGCAACTGCCCTGCGTCGGCGGCGCGGGTGACAACGAGGCGTTCGCCGGGTCGCGCAGCCGTCACCCCGGCGGGGTCAACGTGCTGTTCGGAGATGGCTCAGTGCGGTTCATCAAGAACACCATCAACCATCTGACCTGGTTGGATCTCAACACCATCGCCGGAGGCGAAGTCATCAGCGCTGACGCTCTGTGA